One genomic region from Haloterrigena gelatinilytica encodes:
- a CDS encoding DUF5783 family protein, with the protein MTEFDPEKFEDKYVHYFEELQEAYSNAYNQLHGRYDSEILKAIDRNVLSESEPFYEGDGEFRIELPDERVEEVRSAVGEPERFDTVLEELVTRIEAELRRIFGFESAD; encoded by the coding sequence ATGACCGAGTTCGACCCCGAGAAGTTCGAGGACAAGTACGTCCACTACTTCGAGGAGCTCCAGGAGGCCTACTCCAACGCGTACAACCAGCTGCACGGTCGCTACGACTCCGAGATCCTCAAAGCGATCGATCGGAACGTTCTGAGCGAGAGCGAGCCGTTTTACGAAGGAGACGGCGAGTTCCGGATCGAGTTGCCCGACGAGCGCGTCGAAGAGGTGCGAAGCGCCGTCGGCGAACCCGAGCGGTTCGACACCGTCCTCGAGGAACTCGTCACGAGAATCGAAGCGGAGTTACGGCGCATCTTCGGCTTCGAATCCGCAGACTGA
- a CDS encoding translation initiation factor eIF-2B — protein MIDETVEQIQEMQTHSSSVVAVRATRALEELLEREFATVEEYTRALERNGSVLRRANPSHASLQNAVREVVDDVSDADHDSVEEAKQYTRDKIDAVVSRVESGKELAAENAANLLEDGATLLTHDYSSTVLEALERATDAGKSFEIYVTEARPRFIGRKTARALADLDGVETTLITDSAHGVYLEECDRVVVGMDCIVEDTLYNRVGTFPLASTAARLDVPVTVLGSASKIVSEGFVFENEFRPGSEVMPEPAEGFTVENPNYDATPIELLESVVTDEGRQTF, from the coding sequence ATGATCGACGAGACGGTCGAGCAGATCCAGGAGATGCAGACCCACAGCTCCTCGGTGGTAGCCGTCCGCGCGACGCGGGCCCTAGAGGAGTTGCTCGAACGGGAGTTCGCTACCGTCGAGGAGTACACGCGCGCCCTCGAGCGCAACGGCTCGGTGCTCCGACGAGCGAATCCCTCTCACGCCTCGCTGCAGAACGCGGTCCGGGAAGTCGTCGACGACGTTTCCGACGCCGATCACGACAGCGTCGAGGAGGCGAAGCAGTACACCCGGGACAAGATCGACGCGGTCGTCTCCCGCGTCGAGTCCGGGAAGGAACTCGCGGCCGAGAACGCCGCCAACCTCCTCGAGGACGGCGCGACGCTGCTGACTCACGATTACTCCTCGACGGTCCTGGAGGCCCTCGAGCGGGCGACCGACGCGGGCAAGAGCTTCGAGATCTACGTCACCGAGGCCCGGCCCCGCTTCATCGGGCGCAAAACGGCGCGGGCGCTCGCGGACCTCGACGGCGTCGAGACGACGCTGATCACCGACAGCGCCCACGGGGTCTACCTCGAGGAGTGCGACCGCGTCGTCGTCGGCATGGACTGCATCGTCGAGGACACGCTGTACAACCGCGTCGGTACGTTTCCGCTCGCGTCGACGGCCGCGCGACTGGACGTCCCCGTCACCGTCCTCGGCTCGGCGTCGAAGATCGTCAGCGAGGGCTTCGTCTTCGAAAACGAGTTCCGGCCGGGCAGCGAGGTGATGCCGGAACCCGCGGAGGGCTTTACCGTCGAAAACCCCAATTACGACGCGACGCCGATCGAGTTACTCGAGAGCGTCGTCACCGACGAGGGTCGACAGACGTTCTAA
- a CDS encoding DUF555 domain-containing protein, translating into MGNYLVAMEAAWLVRDVEEIDDAIGVAVSEAGKRLNSEDMDYVEVEVGATGCPACGEPFDSAFIAADTALVGLALEMEVYNADSEEHASRIAKSEVGGALRDVPLSVVDIIETEEED; encoded by the coding sequence ATGGGCAATTATCTCGTCGCGATGGAAGCCGCATGGCTCGTTCGTGACGTCGAAGAGATCGACGACGCGATCGGCGTCGCCGTCAGCGAAGCCGGGAAACGACTCAACAGCGAAGACATGGACTACGTCGAGGTCGAGGTCGGCGCGACGGGCTGTCCCGCCTGCGGGGAACCCTTCGACTCGGCCTTCATCGCCGCCGACACGGCGCTCGTGGGGCTGGCCCTCGAGATGGAAGTGTACAACGCCGACAGCGAGGAACACGCCTCCCGAATCGCCAAGAGCGAAGTCGGCGGCGCGCTGCGTGACGTTCCCCTCTCGGTCGTCGACATCATCGAGACGGAAGAAGAGGACTGA
- a CDS encoding CBS domain-containing protein, translated as MELPTPADLRQRRTELGLTQSELAETADVSQPLIARIEGGDVDPRLSTLRRIVNALEKAESDVVRAEDLMNEAVVNVAPDDAVKEAARKMEEEAYSQLAVIQDGIPVGSISQGDLVHLDSEARDEPVEEHMSESFPTVSKDATLDEISNLLEHYKAVMITEAGETVGIITEADIASRFS; from the coding sequence ATGGAACTTCCGACGCCCGCGGATCTGCGCCAGCGCCGCACCGAACTCGGGCTGACCCAGAGCGAACTCGCGGAGACGGCCGACGTTTCCCAACCGCTGATCGCGCGAATCGAGGGCGGGGACGTCGACCCGCGGCTCTCGACGCTGCGCCGCATCGTCAACGCCTTAGAGAAGGCCGAGAGCGACGTCGTCCGCGCCGAGGACCTGATGAACGAGGCCGTCGTCAACGTCGCTCCCGACGACGCCGTCAAGGAAGCCGCCCGGAAGATGGAGGAGGAGGCCTACTCCCAGCTCGCCGTCATCCAGGACGGCATTCCGGTCGGCTCGATCAGCCAGGGCGACCTCGTCCACCTCGATTCGGAGGCCCGCGACGAACCCGTCGAGGAGCACATGAGCGAGAGCTTCCCGACGGTGTCGAAGGACGCGACGCTAGACGAGATCAGCAACTTGCTCGAACACTACAAGGCCGTGATGATCACCGAGGCCGGCGAGACGGTCGGGATCATCACCGAGGCCGACATCGCGTCGCGGTTCTCCTAG
- a CDS encoding Gfo/Idh/MocA family protein: protein MIGDGIGVGIVGLGGMGHLHARSISDLGAEVVAGADLVEAQRQRFSDEFGARTYETHEEMVTEDDVDAVIVTTPNRFHEPIAVDALEAGCHVLVEKPLAHTIESAERVARAAARADGICMVGFHNRHAASMAMFDEQHARGRFGDLTHVEANYVRRRGVPGPGSWFTDSELAGGGALLDIGVHALDLALYALDFPEITEVSGVTRTTFGTDAEYADPDGFGDNWDAEAETYEVDDSVSAFIRTAEGQTISLEAAWATNREESMDFRVRGTEAGAQFDIGDTTLNILEAGTAGGDHYADVTMTGDESVTGYAEQDEQFLAAIATGAAPETNTVEEALTVQRVIDAIYRSSETGRATELAEPQVSEFQLEQATRLE from the coding sequence ATGATCGGCGACGGTATCGGCGTCGGGATCGTCGGTCTGGGCGGGATGGGGCACCTGCACGCGCGTAGCATCTCCGATCTCGGTGCCGAGGTCGTCGCCGGCGCCGACCTCGTCGAGGCCCAACGTCAGCGCTTCTCCGACGAGTTCGGCGCGCGGACCTACGAGACCCACGAAGAGATGGTCACCGAGGACGACGTCGACGCCGTCATCGTGACGACGCCCAACCGGTTTCACGAACCGATCGCCGTCGACGCCCTTGAGGCCGGCTGTCACGTGCTCGTCGAGAAGCCGCTGGCCCACACGATAGAGAGCGCCGAGCGAGTCGCACGCGCCGCCGCGCGCGCCGACGGGATCTGTATGGTCGGCTTCCACAACCGTCACGCCGCGTCGATGGCCATGTTCGACGAACAACACGCCCGCGGCCGCTTCGGCGACCTCACCCACGTCGAGGCCAACTACGTTCGACGGCGAGGCGTTCCCGGTCCCGGCTCGTGGTTTACGGACTCAGAACTCGCCGGCGGCGGCGCCCTCCTCGACATCGGCGTCCACGCGCTCGACCTCGCTCTCTACGCGCTCGACTTCCCGGAGATCACCGAAGTGTCGGGGGTCACCCGGACGACCTTCGGCACCGACGCGGAGTACGCCGATCCCGACGGCTTCGGCGACAACTGGGACGCCGAAGCGGAGACCTACGAGGTCGACGACTCCGTCAGCGCCTTCATCCGCACCGCGGAGGGCCAGACGATCTCGCTCGAGGCCGCCTGGGCGACCAACCGCGAGGAGAGCATGGACTTCCGCGTGCGCGGCACGGAGGCCGGCGCGCAGTTCGACATCGGCGACACCACCCTCAACATCCTTGAGGCCGGCACCGCCGGCGGCGATCACTACGCCGACGTGACGATGACCGGCGACGAGTCGGTGACCGGCTACGCGGAACAGGACGAACAGTTCCTCGCGGCGATCGCCACGGGCGCGGCGCCCGAGACGAACACCGTCGAGGAGGCCCTGACCGTCCAGCGGGTCATCGACGCGATCTACCGCTCGAGCGAGACGGGACGCGCGACCGAGCTCGCCGAACCCCAGGTCTCGGAGTTCCAGCTCGAGCAAGCGACTCGGCTCGAGTAA
- a CDS encoding ThuA domain-containing protein, with the protein MADVTIWNEYRHEREDDEIAAVYPDGIHATIADALTDGDGRDEAPDHSIRTATLDDPEHGLPADVLEETDVLLWWGHEAHDEVSGAVVDRVQERVLEGMGLIVLHSGHYSKVFKRLMGTTCSLQYREDGGTERLWVVDPGHPIADGLDESIELPRTEMYGEPFDVPEPDRLVFTSWFEGGEVFRSGCCYRRGSGRIFYFRPGHEEYPIYEDDDVRRVLRNAVDWATPTEGAPRTFGERD; encoded by the coding sequence ATGGCCGACGTTACGATCTGGAACGAGTACCGGCACGAGCGCGAGGACGACGAGATCGCGGCCGTCTATCCGGACGGGATCCACGCGACGATCGCCGACGCGCTCACCGACGGCGACGGACGAGACGAGGCGCCCGATCACAGTATCCGCACCGCGACGCTGGACGACCCCGAACACGGCCTTCCGGCGGACGTCCTCGAGGAGACCGACGTGTTGCTGTGGTGGGGCCACGAGGCCCACGACGAGGTCTCAGGGGCGGTCGTCGACCGCGTCCAGGAGCGGGTCCTCGAGGGGATGGGCCTGATCGTCCTCCACTCGGGCCACTACTCGAAGGTCTTCAAGCGGCTCATGGGCACGACCTGTAGCCTGCAGTACCGCGAGGACGGCGGGACCGAACGGCTCTGGGTCGTCGACCCCGGCCACCCGATCGCCGACGGGCTCGACGAATCGATCGAACTCCCCAGAACGGAGATGTACGGCGAGCCGTTCGACGTGCCCGAGCCCGACCGGCTGGTGTTCACCAGCTGGTTCGAGGGCGGGGAGGTGTTCCGCAGCGGCTGTTGTTACCGGCGGGGCAGCGGCCGGATCTTCTACTTCCGGCCGGGCCACGAAGAGTATCCGATCTACGAGGACGACGACGTTCGACGCGTGCTCCGCAACGCCGTCGACTGGGCGACGCCGACGGAGGGGGCGCCGCGGACGTTCGGCGAACGCGACTGA
- the psmB gene encoding archaeal proteasome endopeptidase complex subunit beta yields MRAPQHNSDFSRTVDQLADDPNPYEPEIGSMPQNDLTRADLDNVNKTGTTTIGISTADGVVIATDMRASLGGRFVSNKNVQKVEQIHPTGALTLVGSVGGAQSFISSLRAEVNLYESRRGEQMSIDALATLAGNFARGGPFFAIHPILGGVDEEGSHVYSIDPAGGVMEDDYTVTGSGMQLAYGHLEQAYEEDMSNEEAVSVAAHGIKSAVERDTGSGNGVFLCEITDEGVDIHGHHDFDEVL; encoded by the coding sequence ATGCGAGCACCTCAGCATAATTCGGACTTCTCTCGTACCGTCGACCAGTTGGCCGACGATCCGAACCCCTACGAGCCCGAAATCGGGTCGATGCCCCAGAACGACCTGACGCGGGCCGACCTCGACAACGTCAACAAGACCGGGACGACGACGATCGGCATCTCGACGGCCGACGGCGTCGTCATCGCGACGGACATGCGCGCCAGCCTCGGCGGGCGGTTCGTCTCGAACAAGAACGTCCAGAAGGTCGAGCAGATCCACCCGACCGGCGCGCTGACGCTCGTCGGCTCGGTCGGCGGCGCCCAGTCGTTCATCTCGAGTCTCCGCGCCGAGGTCAACCTCTACGAGTCCCGCCGCGGCGAGCAGATGAGCATCGACGCGCTCGCGACGCTTGCAGGTAACTTCGCCCGCGGCGGCCCGTTCTTCGCCATCCACCCGATCCTGGGCGGCGTCGACGAGGAGGGCAGCCACGTCTACAGCATCGACCCCGCCGGCGGGGTCATGGAGGACGACTACACCGTCACCGGCTCCGGGATGCAACTCGCCTACGGGCATCTAGAGCAGGCCTACGAGGAGGACATGTCCAACGAGGAGGCCGTCTCGGTCGCGGCCCACGGCATCAAGTCCGCCGTCGAGCGCGACACCGGCTCCGGCAACGGCGTCTTCCTCTGTGAGATCACCGACGAGGGCGTCGACATCCACGGCCACCACGACTTCGACGAAGTCCTGTAA
- the sugE gene encoding quaternary ammonium compound efflux SMR transporter SugE, with translation MSWYLLVLAGLFEVGWAIGLGYSDGLSRPLPTLATVVSLVISMGLLALAVRDLPVGTAYAVWTGIGAVGTASLGIVLFDEPLSAARVGFLSVIVVGIVGLHLTGGH, from the coding sequence ATGTCGTGGTATCTCCTGGTGCTCGCGGGACTGTTCGAAGTCGGCTGGGCGATCGGACTCGGATACTCCGACGGGCTCTCGCGGCCGCTCCCCACCCTCGCCACCGTCGTCTCCCTCGTCATCAGCATGGGGCTGTTGGCCCTGGCGGTCAGGGACCTCCCCGTTGGAACGGCCTACGCGGTCTGGACGGGAATCGGCGCCGTCGGGACCGCGTCGCTCGGGATCGTCCTCTTCGACGAACCCCTGTCGGCGGCTCGAGTCGGCTTCCTCAGCGTGATCGTCGTCGGGATCGTCGGACTGCACCTCACCGGCGGCCACTGA
- a CDS encoding uracil-DNA glycosylase, protein MDEECRNCPALCETRTQVVHGYGDVDADFLFVGERPTASADAIGVPFAAEAADGAAAEETESATTLRRMLERLGLCDSTSPADEPVLENVYLTNLTRCRDPDRRPTDEEIGNCDPYLNAEIRMINPEILVPVGERPLRELGVEYTTTSADDLALPDDHAVRIRGRGFELVPMVDPREQSDAQTQAWLEEFVDLMASDYRQTKGQRDR, encoded by the coding sequence ATGGACGAGGAGTGTCGGAACTGTCCGGCGCTCTGTGAGACGCGCACGCAGGTCGTCCACGGCTACGGCGACGTCGACGCGGACTTCCTGTTCGTCGGCGAGCGACCGACCGCGAGCGCGGACGCGATCGGCGTCCCGTTCGCCGCGGAGGCGGCCGACGGGGCGGCCGCCGAGGAAACCGAGTCGGCGACGACCCTCCGGCGAATGCTCGAGCGACTCGGGCTCTGCGATTCGACGTCGCCGGCCGACGAGCCGGTCCTCGAGAACGTCTACCTGACGAACCTCACGCGCTGTCGCGACCCCGACCGACGGCCGACCGACGAGGAGATCGGCAACTGCGATCCCTACCTCAACGCCGAGATTCGGATGATCAACCCCGAGATCCTCGTCCCCGTCGGCGAGCGACCGCTTCGGGAGCTCGGCGTGGAGTACACGACGACGTCGGCCGACGACCTCGCGCTGCCGGACGACCACGCCGTACGGATCCGCGGCCGCGGGTTCGAACTCGTGCCGATGGTCGATCCCCGCGAGCAGTCCGACGCGCAGACGCAGGCGTGGCTCGAGGAGTTCGTCGACCTGATGGCGTCGGATTACCGCCAGACGAAGGGACAGCGCGACCGATAG
- a CDS encoding helix-hairpin-helix domain-containing protein, giving the protein MTDATTPIEATFELQRQSIKQSQQLFEQGLEFQENAMETMLRNGMAAQRSAQRQGTELARRFLDAQLEALEDAIDEDAYDVRSTVDEGFEESTAQTKQAFNEGFEQHAELVQRMLHAQFDALDSVMNGDEFNVRSAVNDGFDEFERTQDEAWDELEDGFLEAVDELTAQQQQVLADSTQSMLEAQQETEQQTVEGVRRAEEAAETVQQQTEDVADTVQQSTEAVAQTAQESTESVARTSQRGAQDLVGEAAEATESTVVETTNAIETATEEGADATEQNLQALEGVGQTYAERLADAGIETIADLASTQAETVADAAEISEDRASDWIQAAQSQA; this is encoded by the coding sequence ATGACCGACGCAACCACGCCCATCGAAGCCACGTTCGAGCTGCAGCGCCAGTCGATCAAGCAGAGCCAGCAGCTGTTCGAGCAGGGGCTCGAGTTCCAGGAGAACGCGATGGAGACGATGCTTCGCAACGGGATGGCGGCCCAGCGAAGCGCCCAGCGCCAGGGCACCGAACTCGCCCGCCGGTTCCTCGACGCCCAGCTCGAGGCCCTCGAGGACGCCATCGACGAGGACGCCTACGACGTCCGGTCGACCGTCGACGAGGGCTTCGAAGAGAGTACGGCACAGACCAAGCAGGCGTTCAATGAAGGGTTCGAGCAACACGCCGAACTGGTCCAGCGGATGCTTCACGCGCAGTTCGACGCCCTCGACTCCGTGATGAACGGCGACGAGTTCAACGTTCGCTCGGCCGTCAACGACGGCTTCGACGAGTTCGAGCGCACCCAGGACGAGGCCTGGGATGAGCTCGAGGACGGCTTTCTCGAGGCCGTCGACGAACTGACCGCCCAGCAACAGCAGGTGCTCGCCGACTCGACGCAGTCGATGCTCGAGGCCCAACAGGAGACCGAACAGCAGACCGTCGAGGGCGTCCGCCGCGCCGAGGAGGCCGCCGAGACGGTCCAACAGCAGACCGAAGACGTCGCCGATACCGTCCAGCAGTCCACCGAAGCGGTCGCACAGACGGCCCAGGAGTCGACCGAGTCGGTCGCCCGGACGAGCCAGCGCGGCGCGCAGGACCTGGTCGGCGAGGCCGCCGAAGCGACCGAGAGCACCGTCGTCGAGACCACGAACGCGATCGAAACCGCGACCGAGGAAGGAGCCGACGCGACCGAGCAGAACCTGCAGGCCCTCGAGGGCGTCGGGCAGACCTACGCCGAGCGGCTGGCCGACGCGGGCATCGAGACGATCGCCGACCTCGCGAGCACGCAGGCCGAGACCGTCGCCGACGCCGCGGAAATTTCCGAGGACCGCGCTTCGGACTGGATTCAGGCCGCCCAGTCCCAGGCGTAG
- a CDS encoding ABC transporter ATP-binding protein, with the protein MGASDPTVMTTRAVDETGEGSSRILQTRDLRKEFGGLTATDDVDFSLEEGELRCLIGPNGAGKSTFLDLLTGRLEPTAGKIYYDGHDITDLPSYERVDRGISMKFQVPSIYEGLTVAGNLRIPLQQVVDGDEFEARTREILERFDLLAEYGTVASNLSHGQQQRLEIGMAMALEPNLMLLDEPVAGLSVEETAEIADLLREISDDDGVALIVIEHDIDFVESIADRVTVLDQGSIFREGTVEEVTNDPEVKRIYLGEDH; encoded by the coding sequence ATGGGGGCCAGCGATCCGACCGTCATGACGACGCGGGCCGTCGACGAGACCGGCGAGGGCTCCTCGCGGATCCTCCAGACGCGGGATCTGCGCAAGGAGTTCGGCGGCCTCACCGCGACCGACGACGTCGACTTCAGTCTGGAGGAAGGGGAACTGCGCTGTCTCATCGGTCCCAACGGCGCGGGGAAGAGCACCTTCCTCGACCTGCTGACGGGGCGACTCGAGCCCACGGCCGGGAAGATCTACTACGACGGTCACGACATCACCGACCTGCCCTCGTACGAGCGGGTCGACCGCGGTATCAGCATGAAGTTCCAGGTGCCGAGCATCTACGAGGGGCTGACGGTCGCAGGGAACCTGCGGATCCCGCTCCAGCAGGTCGTCGACGGCGACGAATTCGAGGCGCGAACGCGCGAGATCCTCGAGCGCTTCGATCTGCTCGCCGAGTACGGCACCGTCGCGTCGAACCTCTCCCACGGCCAACAGCAGCGACTGGAGATCGGGATGGCGATGGCCCTCGAGCCGAACCTCATGTTGCTGGACGAACCGGTCGCCGGGCTCTCGGTCGAGGAGACCGCCGAAATCGCCGATCTGTTGCGGGAGATCTCGGACGACGACGGCGTCGCGCTGATCGTCATCGAACACGACATCGACTTCGTCGAATCGATCGCGGATCGCGTCACCGTCCTCGATCAGGGCTCGATCTTCCGCGAGGGCACCGTCGAGGAGGTCACGAACGATCCCGAAGTCAAGCGGATTTACCTGGGGGAAGATCACTGA
- a CDS encoding Mrp/NBP35 family ATP-binding protein: protein MDEAAVRDRLRTVEDPELGDDIVSLGLVNDIAVDGEQVDIDLALGAPYSPTETDIAGEVRELLLEEGLEPDLSASVPDRDDVANEDQVLPGVKNVIAVASGKGGVGKSTVAVNLAAGLSRLGANVGLFDADVYGPNVPRMVDADEPPMATEDETLVPPEKYGVKLMSMAFLTGEDDPVIWRGPMVHKVITQLTEDVEWGHLDYLVIDLPPGTGDTQLTMLQTMPVTGAVIVTTPQDVALDDARKGLEMFAKHDTVVLGIAENMSTFSCPDCGGEHDIFGSGGGREFADEHEMPFLGSIPLDPAVREGGDGGKPTVLEDESATGDAFRTITENVANNTGIVHRRGVSQTRRNEATSADR from the coding sequence ATGGACGAAGCCGCCGTTCGCGACCGCCTCCGGACGGTCGAAGATCCGGAACTCGGCGACGACATCGTTTCGCTCGGACTCGTCAACGACATCGCCGTCGACGGCGAGCAGGTCGATATCGACCTCGCGCTGGGGGCGCCCTACTCCCCCACCGAGACCGATATCGCCGGCGAGGTACGGGAACTGCTCCTCGAGGAGGGCCTCGAGCCGGACCTCTCGGCGAGCGTGCCCGACCGGGACGACGTCGCCAACGAGGACCAGGTACTGCCGGGCGTCAAGAACGTCATCGCCGTCGCCTCCGGGAAGGGGGGCGTCGGCAAGTCGACGGTCGCCGTCAACCTCGCGGCCGGCCTCTCGCGGCTGGGCGCCAATGTGGGCCTCTTCGACGCCGACGTCTACGGCCCGAACGTGCCGCGGATGGTCGACGCCGACGAGCCGCCGATGGCCACCGAGGACGAGACGCTCGTGCCCCCCGAGAAGTACGGCGTGAAGCTGATGAGCATGGCCTTCCTCACCGGCGAGGACGACCCCGTCATCTGGCGCGGTCCGATGGTCCACAAGGTCATCACTCAGTTGACGGAGGACGTCGAGTGGGGCCACCTCGACTACCTCGTCATCGACCTCCCGCCGGGGACCGGCGACACCCAGCTGACGATGCTCCAGACCATGCCCGTCACGGGCGCGGTTATCGTCACGACGCCCCAAGACGTCGCCTTAGACGACGCCCGGAAGGGCCTCGAGATGTTCGCCAAACACGACACCGTCGTGCTCGGCATCGCCGAGAACATGTCGACGTTCTCCTGTCCCGACTGCGGCGGCGAGCACGACATCTTCGGCTCGGGCGGCGGCCGGGAGTTCGCCGACGAACACGAGATGCCGTTCCTGGGCTCGATCCCGCTCGATCCGGCCGTCCGCGAGGGCGGCGACGGCGGGAAACCGACCGTCCTCGAGGACGAGAGCGCCACCGGCGACGCCTTCCGGACGATCACCGAGAACGTCGCGAACAACACCGGGATCGTCCACCGGCGCGGCGTCTCCCAGACCAGACGGAACGAGGCGACCTCGGCCGATCGATGA
- a CDS encoding diacylglycerol/lipid kinase family protein — MTGGSAGPTAAPAANSRLVLNPTSGEADHTERVRRLAAEHGFSVVETERGGHASELAAAAAADDVDILAACGGDGTIHEVIQGLVAANALEDVTLAVIPAGTANIYASGLGIESVDDGFAAARRGATRGLDLGVADGEPFVLSAIAGLPASASTSASDGLKERIGTLAFVIEGVRTARQFDGLEVAVDVVADGEERVWEALCLLVGALRGFTGPNEPSNAETGRLEVTVVDRLPPTGAIAEAVERRFFDRETPHATTIEASELEIVSLEDEPVRFSLDGEPREYDRVEIGVRPGALRVCVGEAYASR; from the coding sequence ATGACCGGTGGATCAGCAGGCCCCACGGCGGCGCCGGCCGCGAACTCGCGACTCGTCCTCAATCCCACGAGCGGCGAGGCCGACCATACCGAGCGAGTTCGACGACTCGCCGCCGAGCACGGCTTTTCGGTCGTCGAGACCGAGCGGGGTGGCCACGCATCCGAACTCGCGGCTGCAGCGGCGGCCGACGACGTCGATATCCTCGCGGCCTGCGGCGGCGATGGAACGATTCACGAGGTCATCCAGGGGCTCGTCGCGGCCAACGCGCTCGAGGACGTGACCCTCGCGGTGATTCCGGCGGGAACGGCCAACATCTACGCGTCGGGGCTCGGAATCGAAAGCGTCGACGACGGCTTCGCGGCCGCGCGACGAGGGGCCACGAGAGGACTGGATCTCGGCGTCGCTGACGGGGAGCCGTTCGTGCTCTCGGCCATCGCGGGGTTGCCGGCGTCAGCGAGCACGAGCGCCTCCGACGGGCTCAAAGAGCGGATCGGCACGCTCGCGTTCGTGATCGAGGGCGTCCGGACCGCGCGGCAGTTCGACGGCCTCGAGGTCGCGGTCGACGTCGTCGCCGACGGCGAGGAGCGCGTCTGGGAGGCGCTCTGTCTGCTCGTCGGCGCCCTTCGAGGGTTCACCGGCCCGAACGAGCCGTCGAACGCCGAAACCGGACGGCTCGAGGTGACGGTCGTCGACCGGCTGCCGCCGACGGGCGCGATCGCCGAAGCCGTCGAACGGCGGTTCTTCGATCGAGAGACGCCCCACGCCACGACGATCGAGGCGTCCGAACTCGAGATCGTTTCCCTCGAAGACGAGCCGGTGCGGTTCAGCCTCGACGGGGAGCCCCGGGAGTACGACCGCGTCGAGATCGGCGTTCGACCGGGGGCGCTCCGCGTGTGCGTGGGCGAGGCGTACGCCTCGAGATAG
- a CDS encoding ABC transporter ATP-binding protein has product MLELTNLRASYGKTPILRGVDVAVDEGEIVGIMGKNGVGKTTLIEAVMGLLEADEGTVVFDGEDVTEEPADVRARRGMGYIPQGRDVFPELTVEENLRMGETINEGDDRLQYEAVYDYFPILEERRDQEAGTMSGGQQQMLAIGRALIGNPELLLLDEPSEGVQPSIVQDITRDLQSVNEELGTTICFVEQNLHVVQNLAERCYAIDKGEIVDELGPDRLASRDAVTEYLAV; this is encoded by the coding sequence ATGCTCGAACTCACGAACCTGCGCGCGTCGTACGGCAAGACACCGATCCTCCGCGGCGTCGACGTCGCCGTCGACGAGGGGGAGATCGTCGGCATCATGGGGAAGAACGGCGTCGGGAAGACGACGCTGATCGAGGCCGTCATGGGCCTGCTCGAGGCCGACGAGGGAACCGTCGTCTTCGACGGCGAGGACGTCACCGAGGAACCGGCCGACGTCCGCGCCCGCCGCGGGATGGGCTACATCCCGCAGGGCCGGGACGTCTTCCCCGAGTTGACCGTCGAGGAGAACCTGCGGATGGGCGAGACGATCAACGAGGGCGACGACCGCCTGCAGTACGAGGCCGTCTACGACTACTTCCCGATCCTCGAGGAACGCCGCGACCAGGAGGCGGGGACGATGAGCGGCGGCCAACAACAGATGCTCGCGATCGGGCGCGCGCTGATCGGCAACCCCGAGCTGCTCCTGCTCGACGAGCCCTCCGAGGGCGTCCAGCCGTCGATCGTCCAGGACATCACGCGGGACCTGCAAAGCGTCAACGAGGAGCTCGGGACGACGATCTGTTTCGTCGAGCAGAACCTCCACGTCGTCCAGAACCTCGCGGAGCGCTGCTACGCCATCGACAAGGGAGAAATCGTCGACGAACTCGGTCCAGACCGCCTCGCCTCGCGCGACGCGGTGACGGAGTATCTCGCAGTGTGA